Proteins encoded together in one Streptomyces sp. TLI_171 window:
- a CDS encoding response regulator transcription factor: protein MRAVIAEDSVLLRIGIVKVLESEGYEVAAAVADAEALLAAVEEHRPEIVVADVRMPPGFTDEGVRAALMIRQQWPGTAVVLLSQFVEERYAADLLAKNTSGVGYLLKQRVANVDEFVEALQRVAGGGTALDPEVVAQLLLRRDRDPLHRLTPRERDVLALMAEGRSNTAIAESLVVSDSAVSKHINSILTKLDLPPAEDVHRRVLAVLRFLEVSQ from the coding sequence ATGCGAGCTGTGATCGCCGAGGATTCCGTCCTCCTGAGGATCGGCATCGTCAAGGTGCTGGAGAGCGAGGGCTACGAAGTGGCCGCCGCCGTCGCGGACGCCGAGGCACTGCTCGCAGCCGTCGAGGAGCACCGCCCCGAGATCGTCGTAGCGGACGTCCGGATGCCACCGGGCTTCACCGACGAGGGGGTCCGGGCCGCCCTGATGATCCGGCAGCAGTGGCCCGGCACCGCCGTCGTCCTCCTCTCCCAATTCGTCGAGGAGCGGTACGCGGCCGACCTGCTCGCCAAGAACACCAGCGGCGTCGGCTACCTGCTCAAGCAGCGGGTCGCCAACGTGGACGAGTTCGTCGAGGCGCTTCAGCGCGTCGCCGGGGGCGGCACCGCCCTCGACCCGGAGGTGGTCGCCCAGTTGCTGCTGCGCCGCGACCGCGATCCACTGCACCGGCTGACGCCCCGCGAGCGGGACGTCCTCGCGCTGATGGCGGAGGGCCGCTCCAACACCGCCATCGCCGAGTCCCTGGTGGTCAGCGACAGCGCCGTCTCCAAGCACATCAACTCCATCCTCACCAAGCTCGATCTGCCGCCCGCCGAGGACGTGCACCGGCGCGTGCTCGCCGTGCTGCGCTTCCTGGAGGTGAGCCAGTGA